One window from the genome of Sporichthyaceae bacterium encodes:
- a CDS encoding ABC transporter ATP-binding protein, which yields MTGPAAVRLVGVHKNFGSVQAVRGIDLTVPSGQVMAFLGPNGAGKTTTIDMILGLAKPSAGSVEVYGTTPGHAVRKGMVAAVMQTGGLLRDLTVAETVEYTASLFPATRPVDEVLERAGISGIRGRLVGKCSGGEQQRLRFAMALLPDPALLILDEPTQGMDVEGRREFWRAIRTDAQRGRTIMFATHYLEEADDYADRVVLLRRGEIVADGTSAQVKSRAAGRVVRATLPGAQEAVLRALPGVTAVDIRGDLVVLTATDSDLVARHLLNNTAARDLEINAAGLEDAFVALTADTPEAVA from the coding sequence TCCGGTCAGGTGATGGCGTTCCTCGGCCCGAACGGTGCGGGCAAGACGACCACGATCGACATGATCCTCGGGCTGGCCAAACCGTCGGCCGGCAGCGTGGAGGTCTACGGCACCACTCCCGGGCACGCAGTGCGCAAGGGGATGGTCGCGGCGGTGATGCAGACCGGCGGCCTGCTGCGCGACCTGACCGTGGCCGAGACCGTCGAGTACACCGCGTCGCTGTTCCCGGCGACCCGTCCGGTCGACGAGGTGCTCGAACGGGCCGGCATCAGCGGGATCCGCGGCCGGCTGGTCGGCAAGTGCTCCGGCGGTGAGCAACAGCGGCTGCGCTTCGCGATGGCGCTGCTGCCGGACCCGGCGCTGCTGATCCTCGACGAGCCCACCCAGGGCATGGACGTGGAAGGCCGCCGCGAGTTCTGGCGGGCGATCCGGACCGACGCGCAGCGCGGCCGCACGATCATGTTCGCGACCCACTACCTGGAGGAGGCCGACGACTACGCCGACCGCGTCGTGCTGCTGCGGCGCGGCGAGATCGTCGCCGACGGCACCTCGGCCCAGGTCAAGTCCCGCGCTGCCGGCCGGGTCGTGCGCGCGACGTTGCCCGGCGCGCAGGAGGCCGTGCTGCGCGCGCTGCCCGGGGTCACCGCCGTCGACATCCGCGGTGACCTGGTCGTGCTGACCGCCACCGACAGCGACCTGGTGGCACGCCACCTGCTCAACAACACTGCCGCTCGCGATCTGGAGATCAACGCGGCCGGCCTGGAGGACGCATTCGTGGCGTTGACCGCCGACACCCCGGAGGCTGTCGCATGA